The Pyxidicoccus trucidator genomic interval CAACGCCGCCCGCCAGGCCACGAAGCCTTCGGCGCCCAAGTCGGCCGAGCCTGCTCCCGCCAACGCCACCCGCGCGGGAGAAGCCTCGCGGCCCCCTCCGCCCGAGCCCGCCCGTGGCGGCACCTCGCGTGGACGCTCCAGGCGGCGCTAGCGCTGCCCGGGGCGCGGCCCGCTCCCCCCTTCGAGGTACTCCCCTTGCGAATCTGTCTCGTCTCCAGAGCGCTCGCGCCATTCTCCGCGGGAGACCTCGCCGCGTATGTCTCACGGATGTCCCGCGCCTTCGCCGAGGCGGGCCACGAGGTCCACGTCCTCACCGCGCCCCAGCCGGGCCTCGTCGCGGCGGCGGAGACCGAGCTGCCCGGCGTGCGCGTCCACACCGTGGAGGAGCTGACCTCCGGCTTCGCGGGCGCCTTCTCGCATGCGCCCATCCGCCACGCGATGCAGGTCTACACGGCGCTGCGCAGGCTTCACGAGCAGCACCCCTTCGACTTCATCGAGTTCCCCGAGCGCGAGTGCGAGGGCGCCTTCGCGCTCCGAGCGAAGCGCACGCTGGGCCACTTCGCCTCCGCCGTGCTCGCGGTGCGCCTGCACACGCCCACGGCCGAACTCCAGAAGCTGAACCGCGTCGCCGCGCTGACGCTGGACACCGCGCAGCAGGAGTTCTTCGAGGCCAGCTCCCTCCGCGAGGCGGACCTGCTCCTCTCCCCCACCCGTGCCCTGCTGGACCGGGTGACGCAGCAGCTCGGCCTCGGCGACATCGGCGTGGTGGTGCCCTACCCCTTCGCTCCGCTCACCGTGCCCACCGAGCCGCGGCCGCCCCCCGAAACCCTCCCGTGCGTGCGCTACGCCGGCCCGTTGGAGTACCGGAAGGGCGTCCACCTGCTCATCGACGCCATGCAGGTCCTCTTCGAGCGCGGGCTCCACGCGGAGGTGCGGCTCATCGGCGATGACACGCCGACGGGCCCTGCGGGCCGCTCCTATCTTCAGTGGCTGCAGCGGCGCATCGCCCCCGCGTGGAAGGACCGGTTCCACTTCGCGGCGCGCGACACGCGCACTGAGCACATCCTCACCGGAGCGGCGGTGTGCTGCGTCCCCTCCCTCTGGGACAACCTCCCCTACGAAGGTCTGGAGGCCATGGCCTCCGGCCACCTCGTGGTGGCCAGCGACGCGGGCGGCCTCGCCGAGCTCATCGAGGATGGCCACAGCGGGCTCCTCTTCCGCACGGGCGACGTGCCGCACCTCGCAGCCGTCCTGGAGAAGGCGCTCGGAACACCCGCCCCACGAGACACCGCGCGTCAGGCGGCACCAGCGCGCATCGCCCGCCACTGCGACCCGGCGAGCCTCGTGAAGCAGGTCGAGGAAGCAGTGGCCCGCGCAGCCCCCACGAGGCACCAGGGACCGCCGAAGCCCGCGTCACGGCTTCCGGAGCCCGGCACGCCGCGCGTCTCCTTCCTGGTGCCCTACTACAACATGGGGCGCTACCTGCCGGAGACGCTGCGCTCCATCCGCGCGCAGACCTTCACCGACTACGAAATCGTCCTCGTGGACGACGGCTCGACAGACGCGGAGAGCATCGCGCTGCTGGACACGCTCCAGGCGCCGGACCTGCGCATCCTCCGCCAGCGGAACGGTGGGCTCAGCGCGGCACGCAACACGGGCCTGCGCGCCGCTCGGGGGCACTACATCCTGCCGCTGGACCCGGACGACCTCATCGAGCCCACCTTCCTGGAGAAGGCGCTGGCGGTGATGGAGGGCACACCCGGGCTGGCCTATGTCACGTCCCTGGTCGCCTACTTCCGCGAGACGCCAGACAACGTGGTGGGAGGCTGGGTGCCCTCGGGCCTGGACCGCGACGCGCTCTGGGTGGTCAACGTGGCGTCCACCTGCACGGCGTTGATGGAGCGCCGGCTCGTGGAGGAGCTCGGTGGCTATGACGAGTGGCTCGCCTCGTACGAGGACTGGGACGTCTTCTCCCGGATGGCGGAGCGCGGTCTCACGGGGACGGTCCTCCCGGAGCCCCTCTTCCTGTACCGGCTGCGCCCGGACTCGATGACCCGCAGCCTGCGGCTGAACGAGCGTCAGCAGAGCCTCGCGTACCTGAGCCACAAGCACCCCATCCTCGCGCTGGACCCGGGACGCGCCCTCCGCATCCGCGAAGGCGAGGCCCACAGGCTCGAAGTGCGGCTGCGTGAGGAGGCCGCGGCGGCCATCCCACCGCCCCTGCTCAACCGGGTGGCGGACCGGGTGAATGGCACCCTCAAGCAGTTCGACTTCCTCCACGACACGCTGCGGCGAGCCGCCCGGCTGGTGGCGCCGGACGCGTCCCGCCCCATCCGACATCAGCTCATGGAGCGCCTCCGGAAGAAGCCGCCCACCGACTCCTGAGTACGGGGCCGTGGCGCCACCTGCGCGCCCGCCCGCCTGGTCGCCTGGCGAAAATGGGTCGTTAAATGAGCATTAAATGGGCG includes:
- a CDS encoding glycosyltransferase — translated: MRICLVSRALAPFSAGDLAAYVSRMSRAFAEAGHEVHVLTAPQPGLVAAAETELPGVRVHTVEELTSGFAGAFSHAPIRHAMQVYTALRRLHEQHPFDFIEFPERECEGAFALRAKRTLGHFASAVLAVRLHTPTAELQKLNRVAALTLDTAQQEFFEASSLREADLLLSPTRALLDRVTQQLGLGDIGVVVPYPFAPLTVPTEPRPPPETLPCVRYAGPLEYRKGVHLLIDAMQVLFERGLHAEVRLIGDDTPTGPAGRSYLQWLQRRIAPAWKDRFHFAARDTRTEHILTGAAVCCVPSLWDNLPYEGLEAMASGHLVVASDAGGLAELIEDGHSGLLFRTGDVPHLAAVLEKALGTPAPRDTARQAAPARIARHCDPASLVKQVEEAVARAAPTRHQGPPKPASRLPEPGTPRVSFLVPYYNMGRYLPETLRSIRAQTFTDYEIVLVDDGSTDAESIALLDTLQAPDLRILRQRNGGLSAARNTGLRAARGHYILPLDPDDLIEPTFLEKALAVMEGTPGLAYVTSLVAYFRETPDNVVGGWVPSGLDRDALWVVNVASTCTALMERRLVEELGGYDEWLASYEDWDVFSRMAERGLTGTVLPEPLFLYRLRPDSMTRSLRLNERQQSLAYLSHKHPILALDPGRALRIREGEAHRLEVRLREEAAAAIPPPLLNRVADRVNGTLKQFDFLHDTLRRAARLVAPDASRPIRHQLMERLRKKPPTDS